A stretch of DNA from Halobacteriovorax sp. JY17:
TGCCCTTACGACGGGACTACTCTATAAAGAAGATCGTGTTGATCAAAGAACAAGAACGCAGCAGACACAAGATATTATTGTCGATCATAGTGACATAGATAATAAGAAGATTTGGTCACTTCAAGGATACGTCCAAGATAATTACTTTAAAGACAATTATGAAATCTCGCCGGGGGCAAGAGTTCAGTATGATAGTAATTATGGTTACACCATTTCACCCAAAGTAAGCTTTAGCTACTTCAGTGAATTAAGTGAGAATATTGATTCAAAGAGTTGGTTAACTCTAGGAACTGGGCACCGCTCACCTTCTATAAAAGAGAGATTCTTTACTCTTGATCACTCATCAGTGGCGAATTATATTGTTCAAGGAAATGATGAGCTGAGACCAGAGGAATCTATCAGCGTGCAACTTGGAAATAAATTCGATCTAAATAAGTCCCACTCACTTCATGGAAATATTTTCTATAATAGAATAACTGATTTAATTGAAACTACAGAAATTCCAAGCTCAACAAGTACAAAAATATTCTCTTATAAGAATTTTGATAATGTTGAATCAAAGGGGATCGAATTAGGTAGTACATTCACACCTACAAAGTCTCAGAAGTTAAGCCTTAACTACTCGTACACAGAAACAATTAATAAGACCACCGACCTTCAACTTTTAAATAGGCCTCTATACTCTTGGAAAGCAAAGTACACTTTCTCTCCTATTGAATCTCTAAGTCTTATCAACTCTCTTCGCTACACCGGAAAGAAATATACCAATGAAGAGAATACTAAAATATCTGAAGGCTACTCTTCTTTTGATACAAAAATTAACTATGATTATACGAAGAATATTTCTCTCTACTTTGGGATAAATAATGTCTTTAACTCTGTGAAAGAGCCTACTCCAGACAGTGTCGTTGCCATTAATGACGATAGACCTACGCTTGGAAGATTCTTCTACACAGGCATACAGCTGAAGGATTTCTAATTGAAGGCCATATATTTAACTCTATTTTCCCTCTTCATCTCTTGTTCTAAAGTTGAGCCTTTAGCGGAGAAAGTTGTTGAAGAAAGTTTTAGCGACTACATTACAAAGAAGTCTCAATATATTGAAGATCAAAGTAGCGATATTTTTGAAGAGACTCCTTGGTACGCTTACGATGAAAATAATCATATTATTTGGCCTACATTTTCAGTCTACGCTCTTAGAACAAATGGAAGTTACTATAAAGTGCAAATTTTGGACTACTACGATAGTAGCGCCAATCCTGGAAACTTCACTCTAAGAGTAGAAAAAGAAGGTGAAAGCGAAAAATTTCTCCATTTTCAAGCGACGGGTTGTGGAAATGTCTATACTAATAGTAATTACGAAAATTGCTTAAATAACCCCCTCACTAATATCTATAAATACTTAAATATTGAAACTGGTGAGGTCTATGATTTTACAGACTCACAAGCAAAGGCAAGTACAAAGTGGGACATGGCCTTCAATGGTACTAGTATAAGAATTAATGCCGGAAAGTATGGACAGAAAGGAACCAGAATTGGAAGCCTCTTCATTTATACAAATTTCTTCCCTGGGGGAGTTGTTGATTACCAGAGAATCGCAGAGGTATCATTTACAGATAGAGGCGCTCGCTTCTTTAATCTAGCAATGGACCTTAGACAAATTCCCTACTCTCTTCCTCCTGGAGTTGATAGAGTTATCAATGAGCCAGATTGGTTTAAGGAGAGCGCAGAGGACTCTAAACTCTTCTCTCCAATTAATAAGAATTGGTGGCTAGTTAAGTCTAGTGAACATAATAGCTACTTTAAATTCAATATGGCCGAAATTAATGAAACCCTGCTGGCCAGCGATGAGATTGAAACAGAGCTCGTTATTCACTCTCATTACCAATCTAAAGATGATTTAGAGTTTCGTGAAGAACTAAGAGTTTGGAGATTAGAGACATTTAGCACCGCTAAGAGACTCGTTAGGCTTTGTCTTGACTTGGACGAAATGAAGAGCGTTCACTGTTCAAAAGAGAAAGAGAAGGTGGACATTACTTTCTTGGCCTTAAATAGAACACCAAGACAGTGGAAGATTCAAACTACAACTGGTGCTATTGGACCGCTCTCTCTCGAAGATATCACGAAGAGAAAAACTGGTCGCTTAAAATAAAAAAGGCCCATCCGAAGATAGGCCTTACTAATTATAATTTAAATATTTTAATTAGCTAAGGTGCTTACCAAGAATACCTGCAAGCTCGAACATAGTTACTTCTTTCTTTCCGAAAACTTTCTTTAAGTTATCATCAGCAAGAATATTTCTCTTGTTCTTTGGGTTTTGAAGGTTGTGCTTCTTGATGTATTCCCAAATTTTCTTAACAGCTTCAGTTCTTGGAACTGCTTTGTCACCGATAACTACTGAAAGTTCAGCAGATGGCTTCATCGCTTTCATGAATGCCGCGTTTGGCTTTCTCTTAGTTTTTGCTTTTTTTGGAGCAGCTTTCTTAGCCGCTTTCTTTGGTGCAGCTTTCTTAGTTGCTTTCTTAGCTACTACTTTCTTAGTCGCTTTCTTAGCTACTACTTTCTTAGTTGCTTTCTTCGCTACTTTTTTCTTAGTTGCTTTCTTTGCTACTGCTTTCTTAGTTGCTTTCTTCGCTACTGTCTTCTTAGTTGCTTTCTTCGCCACTGTCTTCTTAGTTGCTTTCTTCGCCACTGCTTTTTTAGTTGCTTTCTTAGCTACTTTCTTCTTTGCCATAACATCCTCCAGAATACAAAATGACATTTATCCAATTTAAATTTAACTTATCTAATAGTCTAATCGAAAGAATACAAAAACACTTGAGTTTTTTTCACTTTTTATTACTTTTTTTTCATAGGGAAAAAAGGCCCAGAAGAGGGCCCAGAGGTTACTTAATATCTTTAATCCACTCGACGACTTGACCATTCTCGCCTAGCCGCTTACTTGTCTTCACGTAGCCGTGACTCTCATTGAGTGAATACATTCTAAAATTATCAATAGAGCAGTAGTGGATAATTTGCTTAACCTTCAACTCTTTGGCCTGTTTTTCAAAGAAGTCTTTAATCTTGTGAGAGAACCCACTACCTTGGTGAGACAGCTTAATAGACGTATTCTTAGAGAATAGACAACGATCTTCTAACTTGTAGAATAGTGCTGCTATAACTTCCCCGTTATATTCCACTCCGTAGAGATTCCACCCATCTTTCACTTCTTTTTTAATTTCGTCGTAATTCCAGTTGAAACCTGGAGAATCTGAAAATGCATCTAGATTGTAATCATAGATCATTTTAATATCTTTTGAGTTATTAGCTTTTACAAAATCTAGACTCATAGCAATCCTTCGCTTTAATGAAATAGAGGTTAAATCCAACCTCTATTATAGCTAAATTGATTAATTTTTACTTTAATGTACTAATAAATGCCGCTAGGTCTTCAATATCGGCATCTGAAAGCTTCTTAATGAATGGTAGCATAGTTGGATTCTTTCTCTCTATACCGGCCTTAAATTGCTTTATAGAGCTGATGATGTACCAATCATGTTGACCAGCAATCCTTGGGGCTTTCATTGCTTCATTACCTTCACCATTGGCACCGTGGCACTGAATACAAGTCTTATAAAGAGTTTGACCTCTGGCCGCGTCTGCAGCAAAAGTTTGAGTTGATACTAAAGCGAAAAGGGCAACCACTGCCAATATTGTTTTCATTGCACTCCCAAAATACAAAAAATTAAGATGTAATACATTGAATATTAACGATTATCGAGCTACTCGGCAACCAAATTTATATTTTCACTCTTAATAACGCTACGAACCAACCCCTCTAGTGAGTCTAAAAATACCTTCGATAAAGTATTTGGGGCCAGCTTTACATGATTTATACTAGAGCGAAACTCCACAAAGAATGCATCATCCTCTAACTGAATGAGCTCTATCTCCATACTTTCCTCTAGAAAGTACTCGTTCATATTTATTTTCAAAGTGAAGAAATCAGAAATGGCCTTTATTTTATCCACATAAGAGGATTCTTCTGAAACTTCCCAGAAGTCGACATCCTTTCTAATCTCGCTTTCAAAAACCGAGGAGATCAGCAATTCTCTAAAGGAATCTACAAAAGCTCCAGGAAAAGGGCTTTCTCCCATTGCTGGAATATGGTTCTGATCCCTAAGAAAGCTCTCCACTTCCCTAGCGGTAATCGATTTCATTCGCTTAGTATCTGCGTTTTTGAGTAAAGTACAAAGAGCAAATAAGATCCCATTCTCTATTCGCTCACTTTCCACCGTATAGGAGATTTCCTTCAATTGCCCTCTGTTGGCCGTGAAATAGAAAGTGGCCTTGAATTGGTCCGCTTCCACACTGAAGTGAGATTCACCTTTATTTCCCACAAAGTCGTGGGCCTTAGAAAATTTAATAATCCGACTTGAAAAACTTTCCAATTAGTCATTCCTCTTTTAGAGTCAAAATAGATTTGAATATATTTATACTGAAAGAGCAATGAAGACAAATACTCTCCCAAATTATCTCCTAGAGTCCAAAGAAATAAATATCATTGGACCATGTGCAATTGAAGAAGGGCTTATCGACCTAACTCTTCCCTCTTTGATTATAGACGGAGGACTTAACCACGGCCTTTCATTTGAGCGTTCCTTCTCTGTTGGAGATGGAGATAGCTCTGATACTTCCTTAGACATCACTCTTCCAAGAGACAAGGACCAGAGTGATCTCGCCTATGCTCTTAATCTTCTAGGTGAGAATATAAAGTGCATCAATCTCTATGGATTCTTGGGAGGAAGACGCGATCATGAGTTCATTAATATTGGAGAGGTCTATAATTTCTGTGAAAGATTTGAAGCTATTGCAAGATTTCAAAGAGAAATTTACCTTCTTCCAAAGGGAGCTCACTGCTTAGAAATAATTGGAGAATTCTCCATTATGTCTCTTCGGCAGTCTTTAATATCGATTGGCGGACAGGCAAAGTACTGCCTAGAAGAGAGTTCCCCTCTAGGGCCACTCTCTAGCCACGGACTGAGTAATATTGGAAAGGGAGAAATCACTCTTTCGAGCAATACTCCCCTAATTATTTATACTCAGGAACAATCTCTAATCTTGCTTTAGAAAATTTCTCTAGTAAGTCATCTGACATTATTTGTAAGCGGTACTTTCCAGAGAGAAATCTCTCCATTTGATTCTTAAAGAAGGGGCTCAAATAGTGTCCAGAAATCCCTAGCGGCAAAATACCGTAGCTCTTTTCAGGCCCTGAGAAATCAATAATCCTTCTAGTACTAGGCCCACTCTTCACCTTATGCCCATCGAGACAACCGACTTTTCTAAAATTATTAATATTATTATAGGCCCCCATGACAGGGTAAGGACCTAGGTTTAAGAGCTTATTTAGCGGAAAACTCTTCCCAAGAGAATGGGCAAATTCAATTGTATGCAACTTCCCCCAGCTCCATTCCTTAACTTCATTGCCAAGTTCTTTATTTAGGAATTTAACAGTATCTTTAAAACTTTTTAAGACAACACTCTTTCTATCTTCAACTTCAGAAGTCTCTTTCATATCCCACCAAATGGCCTTCTCTCTCTTAAGCATACGCCCAAGGAAGTACCATCTCGCAGAAAGTCCGCAGAATTGATTTCTCTCTTCTTCTCCAAGTTCATCAATTAGGTTCATTGTTAGGTGATAAATAAATTGATGATAGATAGAAGCGCCAACGCGATTAGGAAAAGTCTGTCTATCCCAATCTTTTAGAGCATTAAAGGCTTCCTGCTCTTGCTTACCAAGAGAAACGGTAGAGAGATCTGAAACGAGAAGGTCGCGAATCCATTCATTTTCATTATTTAAAACACTGGTCTGCAAGAGCATTGTATCGCCAATAGACCAATCATTTTTTAAAAGTAATCTCGAATAGAGGGTAATAAAGCGGTCTCTTGGTTGCCACATACCTCTAAAGTTCTCATTGGCAGTGATAGGCCTATTATTGGCCGAGGCCACGAAACCGCTCTCGGGATTAATATTGTGGGGCATTTCTTCAAATTTATAATAACCTTTATAAGCATCGTTCTTTGTCGCTCCATCAAGAACAACACGACTGTCGCTGAAGTCATTTCTCTTTGGATAACGTCCAAGATTTAATCTCGCAATATTATCTTCAGCGTCGGCGTAGATGATATTTAGTCCAGGTGACCCTACTAATGAGACGCCTTTTTTAAATTCTTCAAACGAATTAGCGCGCCCCATTTTATAAAACCCTTGGATAGGATGATTATTTTCTAAGAAGTAAGTCCACTTCATAGAAATTCCCTTATCCCCAATGAGCTCATCGAGAATTGGACCATTGTGACTTATATGAACTGGAAGCTGAATATCCTCTCCTCCACGAACCTTAATCACTTCAGAAATTCTTCTAAGTGGGATCTCCTCACCTTCAAATATTGTTTCATTCCCGCTCTCAGAAAATGTCTCTTTATAAAAGTCCATATCATCTAGGTAGGAAATAGTTATTCCCCACCCCTTCTTCTTGTCGTGGGCCATCACTGCGAAGGGAATATTTGGAAGAAAGTGACCGTAAATTTCAAAGGGTTCCGCTGGGTCCTCTACTTTTAAATGGGCTTCAAACCAGATGCCAGGAAGTGAGTAGCCGATATGAGGATCGCTGGCCAGCATGGCCCTCTTGCTCTTTGTCTTCGTAGAGTTTAGGGCCCAAGCATTGGAGCCTTCAAAACCGCCGAAGGTATTATTTAAGTCTTCAAATGCTTTAAAGATATTCTTAAGCTCCCTGTGAACACTAGCAGTCATGACCGTATTCTTATGGGGCTCAATTTGTAAATCATTCCACATCTCATCACTTAGAGAACTCTTTAATTTGTCCATTAATAAATCGTGACGAAGAAATGCCGCAAAGGAATAGGCCATATAACCAACAACTGCGTAAGAGTCATAGATAGTAAATTTCTCTGGTTTAAAGCCTCCAAGAACAAACTCAATTGGAAGATTTTCGTTTTCGACAAAGAAGTTTACTCCTGCAAAGAAGCTCTCCATTTTATCTTGCATTTCTTTTGGAAGGCCTTCTCTTTTAATTTTTTCAACAAAGTGTCGTCTAAGTCCAAGAGTTCTAAAAGTCTTATCAATCTCAAGTCCCTTCTTTCCAATAATTTCACTAAGAGTTCCTGAGCCTACTCGTCTAAGCATTTCCATTTGAAAGAGCCTTTCACTGGCCATTAGATATCCAAGAACTTTATAGGCATCGTCAGCGTTCTTTGCCTTAATATGGGGAATCCCTTCATTATCTCGAATAACTTCTGCCTTCTCTTTTAAAATGGACATTTCAAGAACCCCGTCCCCGTAAGGAATCGTTCTATTTAGAAAGTAAAAGAGAGTCGTTAGTATGATGGCAAATATGAGAGGTAGCGTATAAATTAATTTCTTTAAGTACTTTTTCATTTTCTTATTTATTTTCTCCATCAGCTTTAATTTTCTACAAATATCTCGTAGAATTATCAAATGAGAAAAAGGTTTCCTTTAATTGACCAAATTCGTGGTTTTGCTATTGTTCTAATGATCATATTTCATTTTTTTTATGACTTAAAGGTATTTGGTTATAATAATATTAATTTCAGTAGAGATTTCTTTTGGTTTGAACTCCCAAGAGTAATTGTTTTTCTCTTCTTGCTAGCAATGGGGCTCTCGCTGCCCCTCATTCACAGCGAAAAAGTTAATTGGAAGAAATTTTGGCCAAGATGGATTAAAATTGCTCTCGGAGCACTTGCAATCTCAATCTATACCTACTTTATGTTTAAAAGTTCTTGGGTTTACTTCGGAACCCTACACTGTATCGCCTTAGCATCTCTTGTTTCACTTCCTTTCATAAGAATTCCAAGAATCTCTGCAATAATAGGACTAATACTAATTTCTTTAAAATTATTCTTTAATATCACTCTTCCTTGGCTTGAACTTAGTCATGCGAGCATGGACTATATTCCTCTCTTCCCTTGGATTGGATGCGTTTTCATGGGCTTTGGACTTTGGAGCCTTGGATTTCATCAATTAAACCCATTTAAGTCAAAACTCTTTCTTCCTCTTGAAAAAATGGGACAACACTCGCTACTGATCTACATTATTCATCAACCCATTCTCTATGGAGCAGTCTACCTCTTCACTTACTTCTTCAAAAATAGCTAAACTTTGTCAAATATGCTAAGAAATAGAAATCGTTAAGAGAGATCACTTCAAGGATAAGCATGAGCGACGAGCGCGACGAAGTTTCAAAAGATTTAATATTATCTGAGCAATTACAAGTTTTTGATGTTGTGGAAGCTTATTGCGATATCTGCGGTGATTTAACTCAACACCTCATTGATGAATCAAAGAATTACAATGAAGATGATGAAGTCTCACCTGATGCGATTTTCACTCCAGCCCTCTCAACACAAGAGTGTGTGATCTGCCGTGAGAATGAAGAAAATGAGCTAGGTAATTTCTAAAGAGAATGGAGAAAGAATGAATTCATATAATGAACTAAAGAAAGTAAATGAGAAGATTCATAATCTAGGACATCTAGGGGCCATCACAAGTTGGGATCAACAAACCATGATGCCTTCAGGTTCAAATGAAGCAAGATCAAAGGCCATGGCCGAGTTCACTGTTCTCATGCACCAATTATCCACAGATCCTAAAATTGCGGACCTCTTAGCAGAAGCTTCATCTGAAGATTTAAACGAAACTGAAAAGGCTTCTTTAAGAGAAATGAAGAGAAGCTATGACTTATCTACCGTTGTACCTGAAGACCTAGTAAAGGCAAAATCTCTTGCGGGCTCAAAGTGCGAGCATGCATGGAGAGAGCAAAGACCTAATAATGACTGGAAGGAATTCTTAAATAATTTTGAAGAAGTTTTAAAGCTCTCAAGAGAAGAAGCGAGTATAAGATCAAGTAAGTTGGGACTAACTCCTTACGACTCTCTAGTTGATCTCTATGAGCCGGGCATGACGACAGAGAAACTTGATAAAATCTTTTCTGATGTTAGAGGTTGGTTACCATCTCTTATTGAAAGTATTGTAGAAAAACAAAAATCTATAAATATCTTTGAACCTAAAGGTCCTTTCAGTGTAGAAAAGCAAAAAGAGCTTGGCCTAAAAGTTATGGCAAAGCTTGGTTTTGACTTCACAAGAGGAAGAGTAGATATAAGCTCGCACCCATTTTGCGGTGGAGTTCCAGAAGATATCCGAATGACCACGAGATATGATGAGTCTGACTTCGTTCAATCTCTTATGGGAATAGTTCACGAAACAGGACACGCCCGCTACGAACAAAATCTTCCAAAAGAATTTCTAGGACTCCCTGCGGGAACTGCTCGTTCAATGGGAATTCATGAAAGCCAGAGTTTATTCTTTGAAATGCAAATGGGAAGAGGAAGACCATTTCTTGAGTCTATTCACAAAGATATTATTGCGGCCTTTGGTGATAGTGAAGAATTTAAAATTGATAATCTGGTGAGCATTTATAACCGTGTAGAACCAGGCTTCATAAGAGTTGATGCTGATGAAGTGACTTACCCAGCCCATGTTATGCTCCGCTATGAAATAGAGAGAGATTTAATAAATGGAAAACTAGAGGCCAGAGACATTCCTGAAGTTTGGGATGAGAAAATGAAAATGTACCTAGGACTTGATACAAGAGGAAATTATAGACAAGGGGCCATGCAAGATATTCACTGGACCGATGGCTCTTTTGGATACTTCCCGTCTTATACACTAGGGGCAATGTACGCGGCTCAACAATTCGCAACTGTTGAAAAGTTACATCCAAATGTAAATGAGTCTATTGCTAACGGTGATTACTCGCAGGCCTTCTCCTGGCTAAGAGAAAATATTTGGCAAAAAGCGAGTCTACTATCGACTGATGAACTTATTAAGAAAGCAACTGGCGAATCTTTAAATCCAGAATTTCTTAAGAAGCATTTGATGAAGCGTTACCTATAAGGTTTATTAAAGTAGATTTTGAACCCCGTCAGCTATTGATGGGGTATTTTTTCTAACTTCTCTCTCTTTGAATAATAAATTTTGTCTAGAGGAGCAATGATCACAATAGAAACAACTATACTAAAAGCTACAACGATATTTTCTGAAAAATAATCTGAATTAAGCCTTAATAAACCAAACGTAAAAAGCGCCACAACTACAACCATTGAAATCCATATGGCCATATACTCTAGTAAAGCGCCCTTAAGTATTGAAGTCTTCTTACAACTTGGACAAGTATGTTTACCAAACATAGAAGTTAAGTACCTCTTCCAAGTTAATACAAAATTATGACTACAGTACGGGCATATCACTTTATTCTCACTCTATTCAACTAATATATAAATAGTAATTAATTATACATAACATCATTTTACAAGTAACGACTGCGTGAGACGAGGAACTATCAATTGCCCAAATTTAGCATTGCCTACTTTCGAAAGTCCTTTTCTCAACTTTAGAATACTGCACAAAAGCATAAGAAGTACCGAATTTAAGCAAATATACTTTCTCTTACATTAGTTCCATTAAATTCCTATTTATGACCTGTAATGAATATGTTAGCATTCTGCCTATATATCCATTGTAAATTTATTGAAAATACGGCGCTATGCCCAATAACAGGAAAATGCATGAGTCTCTACACAGATTATTTGAAAGAAATTGAACAAAGAAAAACAGAGGGTCTTCACCCACTACCAATTGACGGAGCAGAACTGACGGCAGAAATTATTTCTCAAATTAAGGACGCTGGACATGAGCACCGAGAGGGATCTTTAAATTTCTTTATCTATAATACTCTACCAGGAACAACTGCTGCTGCTGAAGTTAAAGCAAACTTTCTAAAAGAAGTTATTCTTGGGCAATCTATCCTCGCAGAAATCACTCCGGCCTTCGCATTCGAACTCCTATCCCATATGAAAGGTGGTAAGTCTGTTGAAGTGCTCATTGATCTTGCTCTTGGAGACGATCAAGCAATTGCACAAGAAGCAGGAGAAGTACTTAAGACGCAAGTATTCCTATACCATGCCGATACAACTAGATTAGAAAATGCTTTCAAGTCAGGAAATGCTATCGCTAAAGATATTCTTGAAAGTTACGCAAAAGCTGAATTCTTCACAAAACTTCCAGAAGTTGAAGAAGAGATAAAGCTAGTTACATATGTTGCAGGAACAGGAGATATTTCAACAGACCTTCTCTCTCCAGGTAACCAAGCTCACTCTCGTTCAGACCGTGAACTTCATGGAAAGTGTCTAATCACTCCAGAAGCACAACAGGAAATTGAAGAACTTAAAAAAGCTCATCCAGATAAGAGAGTAATGCTAATTGCAGAAAAAGGAACAATGGGTGTTGGCTCTTCTAGAATGTCTGGGGTTAATAACGTTGCTCTATGGACTGGAAAGCAAGCTTCTCCCTATGTCCCATTCATCAATATTGCCCCTGTAGTTGCAGGAACAAATGGGATTGCACCTATCTTCCTAACAACTGTTGATGTGACAGGAGGTATTGGAATTGATCTTAAAAACTGGAAGAAGAAACTAGACGCTTCTGGTAACACAATTCTTGATAAAAATGGTGACCCTGAACTTGAAGAAGTATACTCAGTTGCCACCGGAACTATTCTTACAATTAATACTAAGAAGAAGAAGTTATACAATGGTGATAAAGAACTCATCGATATATCAGCTTCTTTAACACCACAAAAACTTGAGTTCATGAAAGCTGGTGGATCATACGCTGTTGTATTTGGAAAAAAACTCCAAACACTTGCTTGTGAAGTCTTAGGACAAGAAGTTAAATCAGCGTACGCACCTTCTAAAGAGATCTCCCATGAAGGACAAGGTCTAACAGCTGTAGAGAAAATTTTTAATAAGAACCTATTAGGAGGCTCAGGGAAAACTCTACATGCAGGATCAAATGTGAGAGTTCAGGTTAATATTGTTGGTTCACAAGACACTACGGGGCTAATGACTTCTCAGGAACTAGAGTCTATGGCCGCAACAATCATTGCACCAACCCTAGATGCTGGTTACCAATCAGGATGTCACACGGCTTCTGTATGGGATGCAAAAGCACAAGCAAATATTCCAAGACTGATGAACTTCATGAATAAGTTTGGTCTAATCACAGCAAGAGATCCTCAGAAAAAGTACCCGGCAATGACAGACGTTATTCACAAAGTACTTAATGATATAACAGTTGATGATTGGGATATCACAATTGGCGGTGACTCACATACAAGAATGTCAAAAGGTGTTGCCTTCGGTGCTGACTCAGGAACAGTTGCTCTCGCACTTGCAACTGGAGAGGCGACGATGCCAATTCCACAATCAGTAAAAGTATCTTTCAAAGGTGTTCTTAAAGATCATATGGACTTCCGTGATGTTGTTCACGCGACACAAGCGCAAATGTTAAAACAATTTGGAGATAATATTTTCCAAGGGAAAATTATCGAAGTTCACTTAGGAACACTTCTAGCTGACCAAGCATTTGTGTTTACAGACTGGACTGCGGAAATGAAGGCCAAGGCATCAATCTGTATTTCTGAAAATGCGACACTGATCGAATCTCTTGAGATTTCAAAATCAAGAATCCAGACGATGATCGAAAAAGGAATGGATAACGATCTAAAAGTTCTCCAAGGTCTAGTTGATAAAGCAAATAAGAGAATTGAAGAAATTAAATCTGGTTCGAACCCAGCCCTTACTCCAGATGCAACAGCAAAATACTCTGCCGAATTCACTGTTGATCTAGATCAAATTGTTGAACCAATGATTGCTGATCCAGATGTAAATAATGAGGACGTATCTAAGAGATATACACACGATACAATTAGACCAATTTCATTTTATAAAGGTGAAAGAAAGGTTGATCTAGGCTTTATCGGATCGTGCATGGTTCATAAAGGAGATCTTCAAATTCTGGCAAAAATGCTTAAGAATATTGAAGAGCAAAATGGTAAAGTTGAGTTTAAAGCACCACTCGTCGTTGCTCCACCAACTTACAATATCATTGATGAATTAAAGGCAGAAGGAGACTGGCAAACACTAACTAAGTATGCTGGATTTGAATTTGATGACACTAATCCAAAAGCTGAAGCTCGTCTTAAATATGACAATACATTGTACCTAGAAAGACCTGGTTGTAACCTTTGCATGGGTAACCAAGAGAAGGCAGAAAAAGGTGATACAGTTATGGCAACATCGACTCGTTTATTTCAAGGAAGAGTTGTTGAAGATAGTGATGAAAAGAAAGGTGAATCACTTCTAGCATCAACTCCTGTGGTTGTTCTATCTACAATTCTTGGAAGAACACCAAATATGGATGAGTATAAAGCCGCTGTTAAAGGAATCAACTTAACAAGCTATGCGCCTCCAATAAAGTAATTACCTAATTTATGACCTCTGCATTTTCTCTAAATGTAGAGGTCATAATATTGAAATCTTTCTCAAATCATTCATCAAAATATATTGACCAAAGTCGCTCACTAAAAATGCATAGCACCATAATCATGGGTCTCTTATTCCCATCTCTACTAGTTTTCAACTATATAAGTAATTAATCTTAAATATGTACTCGTTTTAAAGCTTATTCTGAAAACTTTTGTTTACCCGTTTCAAATTGCTAGAGTATCCCCGCCGTGATAGTAAGGATGAATAAAAATAATAGGTTAATTATACTAGAAGGTTAAAGATGTCTTTTGATTTTCAAAAGAAACTAGAGAA
This window harbors:
- a CDS encoding HmuY family protein — its product is MKAIYLTLFSLFISCSKVEPLAEKVVEESFSDYITKKSQYIEDQSSDIFEETPWYAYDENNHIIWPTFSVYALRTNGSYYKVQILDYYDSSANPGNFTLRVEKEGESEKFLHFQATGCGNVYTNSNYENCLNNPLTNIYKYLNIETGEVYDFTDSQAKASTKWDMAFNGTSIRINAGKYGQKGTRIGSLFIYTNFFPGGVVDYQRIAEVSFTDRGARFFNLAMDLRQIPYSLPPGVDRVINEPDWFKESAEDSKLFSPINKNWWLVKSSEHNSYFKFNMAEINETLLASDEIETELVIHSHYQSKDDLEFREELRVWRLETFSTAKRLVRLCLDLDEMKSVHCSKEKEKVDITFLALNRTPRQWKIQTTTGAIGPLSLEDITKRKTGRLK
- a CDS encoding SWIB/MDM2 domain-containing protein encodes the protein MAKKKVAKKATKKAVAKKATKKTVAKKATKKTVAKKATKKAVAKKATKKKVAKKATKKVVAKKATKKVVAKKATKKAAPKKAAKKAAPKKAKTKRKPNAAFMKAMKPSAELSVVIGDKAVPRTEAVKKIWEYIKKHNLQNPKNKRNILADDNLKKVFGKKEVTMFELAGILGKHLS
- a CDS encoding cytochrome c, with translation MKTILAVVALFALVSTQTFAADAARGQTLYKTCIQCHGANGEGNEAMKAPRIAGQHDWYIISSIKQFKAGIERKNPTMLPFIKKLSDADIEDLAAFISTLK
- a CDS encoding penicillin acylase family protein; the protein is MKKYLKKLIYTLPLIFAIILTTLFYFLNRTIPYGDGVLEMSILKEKAEVIRDNEGIPHIKAKNADDAYKVLGYLMASERLFQMEMLRRVGSGTLSEIIGKKGLEIDKTFRTLGLRRHFVEKIKREGLPKEMQDKMESFFAGVNFFVENENLPIEFVLGGFKPEKFTIYDSYAVVGYMAYSFAAFLRHDLLMDKLKSSLSDEMWNDLQIEPHKNTVMTASVHRELKNIFKAFEDLNNTFGGFEGSNAWALNSTKTKSKRAMLASDPHIGYSLPGIWFEAHLKVEDPAEPFEIYGHFLPNIPFAVMAHDKKKGWGITISYLDDMDFYKETFSESGNETIFEGEEIPLRRISEVIKVRGGEDIQLPVHISHNGPILDELIGDKGISMKWTYFLENNHPIQGFYKMGRANSFEEFKKGVSLVGSPGLNIIYADAEDNIARLNLGRYPKRNDFSDSRVVLDGATKNDAYKGYYKFEEMPHNINPESGFVASANNRPITANENFRGMWQPRDRFITLYSRLLLKNDWSIGDTMLLQTSVLNNENEWIRDLLVSDLSTVSLGKQEQEAFNALKDWDRQTFPNRVGASIYHQFIYHLTMNLIDELGEEERNQFCGLSARWYFLGRMLKREKAIWWDMKETSEVEDRKSVVLKSFKDTVKFLNKELGNEVKEWSWGKLHTIEFAHSLGKSFPLNKLLNLGPYPVMGAYNNINNFRKVGCLDGHKVKSGPSTRRIIDFSGPEKSYGILPLGISGHYLSPFFKNQMERFLSGKYRLQIMSDDLLEKFSKARLEIVPEYK
- a CDS encoding heparan-alpha-glucosaminide N-acetyltransferase yields the protein MRKRFPLIDQIRGFAIVLMIIFHFFYDLKVFGYNNINFSRDFFWFELPRVIVFLFLLAMGLSLPLIHSEKVNWKKFWPRWIKIALGALAISIYTYFMFKSSWVYFGTLHCIALASLVSLPFIRIPRISAIIGLILISLKLFFNITLPWLELSHASMDYIPLFPWIGCVFMGFGLWSLGFHQLNPFKSKLFLPLEKMGQHSLLIYIIHQPILYGAVYLFTYFFKNS